A portion of the Luxibacter massiliensis genome contains these proteins:
- the fabG gene encoding 3-oxoacyl-[acyl-carrier-protein] reductase: MLDGKIAVVTGASRGIGRAIALKLAADGAEVIVNYNGSADRAAEVKDLVEKNGGRAHIYQCDVSDFQSCEDFIKKIIGQFGKLDILVNNAGITRDGLIMKMSEEEFDTVIDINLKGTFNCIRFASRQMIKQRSGRIINLSSVSGVMGNAGQANYSASKAGVIGLTKSAARELAPRGVTVNAIAPGFVHTEMTEVLPERVKEGVISMIPVGRFGEPEEIAAAAAFLASDQAGYITGQVLCIDGGMAM, from the coding sequence ATGTTAGATGGAAAGATTGCTGTTGTTACTGGCGCATCCAGAGGGATTGGCAGGGCAATAGCCCTGAAATTAGCGGCAGACGGAGCAGAGGTTATTGTCAATTATAATGGCTCCGCTGACAGGGCCGCTGAGGTTAAGGACTTAGTAGAAAAGAATGGCGGCAGGGCGCATATATACCAGTGTGATGTGTCTGATTTCCAGTCTTGTGAGGACTTTATAAAAAAAATTATCGGACAATTTGGCAAGCTGGATATTCTGGTGAATAATGCAGGAATTACAAGAGATGGACTTATTATGAAAATGTCAGAGGAAGAATTTGATACTGTAATTGATATAAATCTAAAGGGGACTTTTAACTGTATCCGTTTTGCTTCCCGGCAAATGATTAAGCAGAGAAGCGGAAGAATCATTAACCTATCCTCTGTTTCGGGAGTTATGGGGAATGCGGGGCAGGCAAATTATTCTGCCTCAAAGGCAGGGGTAATCGGACTTACAAAGTCTGCTGCCCGGGAATTGGCGCCACGGGGCGTGACGGTCAATGCAATTGCTCCCGGCTTCGTCCATACAGAAATGACAGAGGTGCTTCCCGAGAGGGTAAAAGAGGGAGTTATATCAATGATACCAGTGGGAAGGTTTGGGGAGCCGGAGGAAATTGCAGCAGCGGCAGCATTTTTGGCGTCTGACCAGGCGGGATATATAACCGGGCAGGTACTCTGCATAGATGGCGGTATGGCGATGTAA
- a CDS encoding NAD(P)H-dependent flavin oxidoreductase, translating to MESFKIGKKIVPIPLIQGGMGVGISLGGLAGTVAAEGGVGVISTAQIGYQEPDFDRHPAQANLRAIQKEMGKARKISPNGVVGFNIMVALRDYARHVKMALQAGADIIISGAGLPTELPGLAKDSSAAIAPIVSTDKSARIILKYWDKKYKRTADLVIVEGPLAGGHLGFKKSELEKYTPDVYEEEVRKIIATVRAYEQNYQRKIPVILAGGVYSSGDVLRAGGLGADGVQVATRFVTTYECDADIRYKEAYIRAKKEDIAIVESPVGMPGRAILNPFMKRVMLGEKVPHTPCHGCLAHCNPEEIPYCITDGLINAARGNIEDALLFCGAYAYKANRMETVKEVIHSLF from the coding sequence ATGGAGTCATTTAAAATAGGAAAGAAAATAGTTCCTATCCCTCTGATTCAGGGTGGGATGGGGGTGGGTATCAGCCTTGGGGGCCTTGCAGGCACCGTGGCGGCAGAAGGCGGGGTTGGAGTTATCTCTACCGCCCAGATTGGATACCAGGAACCTGATTTCGACAGGCATCCCGCACAGGCGAACTTAAGGGCCATACAAAAAGAAATGGGTAAGGCGAGAAAAATATCGCCCAATGGCGTGGTTGGCTTCAATATTATGGTAGCTCTTAGGGATTATGCCCGGCATGTAAAAATGGCCCTGCAGGCTGGCGCAGACATCATAATTTCAGGGGCCGGACTGCCTACGGAGCTTCCAGGCCTGGCTAAGGATAGTTCTGCGGCGATTGCGCCTATTGTATCAACGGATAAATCTGCCAGAATTATTTTAAAGTATTGGGATAAAAAATATAAAAGGACAGCTGACTTGGTGATTGTGGAGGGTCCATTGGCCGGAGGGCACCTAGGATTTAAAAAGAGCGAGCTGGAAAAATATACCCCGGATGTATATGAAGAGGAAGTGCGAAAAATAATCGCTACAGTCAGGGCATACGAACAAAACTATCAGAGAAAAATACCAGTGATTCTTGCAGGGGGAGTTTATAGTTCCGGTGATGTCCTGAGAGCGGGAGGACTGGGGGCGGATGGGGTACAGGTAGCTACACGCTTCGTGACTACCTATGAGTGCGATGCGGATATACGCTATAAAGAAGCCTATATCCGGGCCAAAAAGGAAGATATAGCCATAGTAGAGAGTCCAGTTGGGATGCCTGGAAGGGCCATCTTGAATCCTTTTATGAAACGTGTTATGCTGGGAGAAAAGGTTCCCCATACGCCATGCCATGGCTGCCTCGCACATTGTAATCCAGAAGAGATCCCTTACTGCATTACGGATGGCCTTATAAATGCGGCCAGAGGAAATATAGAGGATGCACTGCTGTTTTGCGGGGCATATGCGTATAAAGCTAACAGGATGGAAACAGTAAAAGAAGTAATTCACTCCTTATTTTGA
- a CDS encoding acetyl-CoA carboxylase biotin carboxylase subunit: MIEKVLIANRGEIAVRIIRACREMGIETVAVYSEADKEALHTQLADEAICIGPAVSSESYLSMERIISATLVSGADAIHPGFGFLSENSKFAELCEQCSIVFIGPDSTVIRKMGNKQEARNTMAAAGVPVIPGSQYPIYDASKGAIIAAEIGYPVIIKAALGGGGKGMRVAKNPEEFAGSFHTAQKEAKMAFGDETMYIEHFVQHPRHIEFQILADKHGNVIHLGERDCSVQRNHQKMIEESPSVALSPELREIMGDAAVKAAKAADYVNAGTIEFLLEKSGDFYFMEMNTRIQVEHPVTEWVTGIDLIKEQIRIADGKQLSHTQEDVRITGHAIECRINAENPDKNFRPSPGTITDMYLPGGKGVRIDSAIYSGYTVTPYYDSMLAKLIVHAKNRKEAIRKMRSALGEVIIEGINTNVDYQYEILHHPDFESGDIDIEFIERIKS; the protein is encoded by the coding sequence ATGATAGAGAAGGTATTGATTGCAAACCGAGGGGAGATAGCTGTACGGATTATCCGGGCATGCCGTGAAATGGGGATTGAGACAGTGGCGGTATATTCAGAGGCCGATAAGGAGGCCCTTCACACACAGTTAGCCGATGAAGCAATCTGTATTGGCCCCGCGGTATCCTCGGAGAGCTATCTGAGCATGGAGAGAATTATCAGCGCAACTCTTGTGTCGGGGGCTGATGCTATCCATCCTGGATTTGGTTTCTTGTCTGAAAATAGTAAGTTTGCAGAGCTCTGTGAGCAATGTAGTATTGTATTTATTGGCCCGGATTCCACAGTTATTCGTAAAATGGGAAATAAGCAGGAGGCAAGAAATACAATGGCTGCTGCAGGAGTGCCGGTGATACCAGGAAGTCAATACCCCATATATGATGCTTCAAAGGGAGCTATCATAGCAGCAGAAATAGGGTATCCGGTTATAATTAAAGCTGCCCTTGGCGGGGGCGGAAAGGGGATGCGCGTGGCAAAGAACCCGGAGGAGTTTGCTGGCAGCTTCCACACGGCCCAGAAGGAAGCAAAGATGGCCTTTGGCGATGAGACTATGTATATAGAACATTTTGTGCAGCATCCCAGGCACATTGAGTTTCAAATTCTGGCAGATAAGCATGGAAATGTAATCCATTTGGGAGAGCGTGACTGTTCTGTCCAGAGAAATCACCAAAAAATGATAGAGGAATCCCCCTCAGTTGCTTTATCTCCAGAATTGCGTGAGATAATGGGAGATGCGGCTGTTAAGGCGGCAAAGGCAGCAGATTATGTAAACGCTGGCACTATAGAATTTTTGTTAGAAAAAAGTGGGGATTTTTACTTCATGGAAATGAATACCCGTATTCAGGTAGAGCACCCAGTTACAGAATGGGTTACTGGAATTGACTTGATTAAAGAACAGATTCGGATTGCAGATGGAAAACAATTGAGTCATACCCAGGAGGATGTCAGGATCACAGGTCATGCAATTGAATGCCGCATTAATGCTGAAAACCCGGATAAAAATTTCCGTCCCTCCCCAGGAACAATTACTGACATGTATTTGCCTGGCGGCAAGGGCGTCAGGATTGATTCTGCAATTTATAGTGGATATACAGTAACACCATATTATGATTCCATGCTTGCAAAACTAATTGTACACGCAAAAAACCGGAAAGAAGCTATACGCAAAATGAGAAGCGCTCTGGGAGAAGTGATAATTGAAGGAATTAACACGAATGTTGATTATCAATATGAAATATTACATCACCCGGATTTTGAGTCTGGAGACATTGATATAGAATTTATTGAGAGGATTAAGAGCTGA
- the fabF gene encoding beta-ketoacyl-ACP synthase II: MKRRVVVTGMGAVTPIGNTVKEFWDSIRAGKVGIGPITKFDTTDYKVRIAAEVKGFIAKERMDFKAARRMETFSQYAVAAAKEAFLDAGINMEHEDAYRAGVIIGSGIGSLQAVEQNYSKILEKGPSRVNPLMVPLMISNMAAGNVSIQLGLKGKCTNVVTACASGTNCIGDAFRAIQYDDADIMVAGGTESCICPTGVAGFAGLTALSLSGDPMRASIPFDKDRDGFVLGEGAGVVVLEELEHAKARGAEIYAELAGYGSTGDAYHITSPQENGEGAGMAMKLAMEEAGVSPRQIDYINAHGTGTHHNDLFETRAVKYALQKEAENVVINSTKSMIGHLLGAAGGVEFIVCVKAILDGYIHQTMGTLQTDSECDLNYAVGAPVEKDVNYVLTNSLGFGGHNATLLVKKYR, translated from the coding sequence ATGAAAAGACGAGTGGTAGTAACGGGAATGGGTGCAGTGACACCAATCGGCAATACAGTTAAAGAATTTTGGGATAGTATCCGTGCTGGCAAGGTGGGAATTGGGCCTATCACTAAATTTGACACAACCGATTATAAAGTACGTATAGCAGCAGAAGTGAAGGGGTTTATTGCAAAGGAACGGATGGATTTTAAGGCGGCCAGACGTATGGAGACATTTTCTCAGTATGCTGTTGCAGCGGCAAAGGAGGCATTTTTGGATGCAGGCATTAATATGGAACATGAAGATGCTTATCGTGCCGGTGTTATTATAGGGTCTGGAATTGGAAGCCTTCAGGCAGTGGAACAAAACTATAGTAAAATTCTGGAAAAAGGGCCCAGCCGCGTAAACCCATTGATGGTGCCGTTGATGATTTCAAATATGGCTGCAGGAAATGTCTCTATACAGCTAGGACTGAAGGGGAAATGTACAAATGTAGTTACTGCCTGTGCTTCGGGGACAAATTGTATAGGTGATGCCTTTCGTGCTATTCAGTATGATGATGCGGACATCATGGTTGCAGGAGGTACAGAGAGCTGTATTTGCCCTACAGGAGTGGCAGGCTTTGCCGGCCTCACGGCACTTTCCTTATCAGGGGATCCTATGCGGGCATCCATACCTTTTGATAAGGACCGGGATGGGTTTGTACTTGGCGAGGGGGCAGGAGTAGTAGTTTTGGAGGAACTGGAGCATGCAAAAGCCAGAGGCGCGGAGATATATGCGGAGCTGGCGGGATATGGTTCCACGGGAGATGCATACCATATTACGTCTCCTCAAGAGAATGGTGAAGGGGCAGGCATGGCGATGAAGCTGGCAATGGAGGAGGCTGGAGTATCCCCAAGGCAGATAGATTATATCAATGCTCATGGCACGGGTACACACCATAACGACCTGTTCGAGACAAGGGCAGTCAAATATGCCCTGCAGAAAGAAGCAGAGAATGTTGTCATTAATTCTACAAAGTCTATGATCGGCCATCTTCTGGGGGCAGCAGGGGGCGTTGAGTTTATTGTCTGTGTAAAAGCCATTCTGGATGGGTACATACATCAGACGATGGGAACATTACAGACAGATTCTGAATGTGATTTGAACTATGCAGTTGGGGCGCCGGTAGAAAAGGATGTAAATTATGTGCTGACAAATTCTTTGGGATTTGGGGGACATAATGCCACATTGCTAGTAAAGAAATATAGGTAG
- the accB gene encoding acetyl-CoA carboxylase biotin carboxyl carrier protein, with protein MRIDEILQLVEAISRSTLTEFQYEEGAVKLSLVKNIGLADMAGNIQETQSHMIQTISSEQAVPGFQGERNEKQAEVSGDKGISGVIDGKIIKSPLVGTFYAAPSEDAAPFVAAGDSVKEGQVLAIVEAMKLMNDIESDYTGVVAEILVKNGDTVEYGQPLFVIK; from the coding sequence ATGAGAATAGATGAAATATTACAGTTAGTGGAGGCTATATCTCGTTCCACATTAACAGAATTTCAATATGAAGAAGGAGCGGTTAAGCTGTCTCTGGTGAAAAATATAGGTTTGGCTGATATGGCTGGAAATATCCAGGAGACACAGTCCCATATGATACAGACAATTTCCAGTGAACAGGCGGTGCCTGGCTTTCAGGGAGAACGAAATGAGAAACAAGCAGAAGTATCTGGAGATAAAGGAATATCTGGGGTTATAGATGGTAAAATCATTAAATCGCCCTTAGTGGGGACTTTTTATGCTGCGCCGTCTGAGGATGCCGCACCCTTTGTCGCCGCTGGCGACAGCGTGAAAGAGGGGCAGGTGCTGGCCATCGTGGAGGCTATGAAATTGATGAATGATATTGAAAGTGACTATACAGGGGTTGTCGCAGAGATACTGGTGAAAAATGGAGACACAGTCGAGTATGGACAGCCATTGTTTGTTATAAAATAG
- a CDS encoding MarR family winged helix-turn-helix transcriptional regulator translates to MNAHETINDILVHLFNEIWELEEEAIITDEYKDISNNDMHIIEAVGLGDDSTMSAVAKRLGITAGSLTTSINSLVNKKYVTRTRSEADRRVVYIRLTEKGRGAYLHHQDFHMQMTDAVIGSLDDKEIPVLLKTLDSLSKFFRNYKERE, encoded by the coding sequence GTGAATGCACATGAGACTATCAATGACATATTGGTCCACTTGTTTAACGAGATCTGGGAGCTTGAAGAGGAGGCCATCATAACGGATGAATATAAGGATATCAGTAATAATGACATGCATATTATAGAAGCTGTAGGACTTGGGGATGACAGTACCATGTCTGCGGTAGCAAAAAGGCTTGGGATTACTGCCGGTTCCCTGACTACATCCATCAACAGCCTGGTAAATAAAAAGTATGTAACTCGTACAAGAAGTGAGGCAGACCGGAGGGTGGTTTATATAAGGCTTACTGAGAAAGGGAGGGGAGCCTATCTGCACCACCAGGATTTTCATATGCAGATGACAGATGCTGTGATTGGCAGCCTGGATGATAAGGAAATCCCAGTTCTATTAAAAACGCTGGACAGTCTTTCTAAATTTTTTAGGAATTATAAAGAAAGAGAGTAG
- the fabK gene encoding enoyl-[acyl-carrier-protein] reductase FabK, producing the protein MKTKVTEILGTEYPIVQGGMAWVAEYHLAAAVSEAGGLGLIGAASAPADWVRQQIKEAKKLTDKPFGVNIMLMSPYADAVAEVIVEEGVKVVTTGAGSPEKYMKMWKDAGVKVVPVVASVALAKRMERCGADALVAEGTEAGGHIGENTTMVLVPQVVDAVNVPVIAAGGIADGRGIAAAFMLGAQGVQMGTHFVVTKESAVHENYKKCILKARDIDSRVTGRSTGHPVRALRNQMTKDYLKKEQEGASFEELELLTLGGLRKAVVDGDVINGSVMAGQIAGMVKEELSCRELIERLVKGTDSLIGGEGFYE; encoded by the coding sequence ATGAAAACAAAAGTAACCGAAATCTTAGGAACTGAATATCCGATTGTCCAGGGTGGAATGGCATGGGTTGCTGAGTATCATCTTGCAGCCGCCGTATCAGAGGCCGGCGGACTTGGACTGATAGGTGCGGCAAGTGCACCGGCTGACTGGGTACGGCAACAGATAAAAGAGGCAAAGAAACTGACAGATAAGCCGTTTGGGGTAAATATTATGCTGATGAGTCCCTATGCGGACGCAGTGGCAGAAGTTATTGTAGAAGAAGGGGTAAAAGTTGTTACTACAGGCGCTGGTTCCCCTGAAAAATATATGAAAATGTGGAAAGATGCTGGGGTAAAGGTAGTTCCTGTCGTTGCCTCTGTGGCGCTTGCAAAAAGGATGGAGCGCTGCGGCGCAGATGCATTGGTAGCTGAAGGCACTGAGGCAGGCGGGCATATAGGCGAGAATACGACAATGGTGTTAGTGCCCCAGGTAGTGGATGCAGTGAATGTTCCGGTTATTGCCGCAGGCGGAATTGCAGACGGAAGAGGGATTGCTGCAGCATTTATGCTGGGCGCCCAGGGAGTACAGATGGGGACTCATTTTGTGGTTACAAAGGAATCGGCTGTCCATGAAAATTACAAAAAATGTATTTTAAAAGCAAGGGATATTGATTCACGGGTGACTGGCCGATCCACAGGACACCCTGTACGTGCCCTCCGCAATCAGATGACAAAGGATTACTTGAAAAAAGAGCAGGAGGGTGCTTCCTTTGAGGAATTGGAACTTCTTACTCTGGGAGGATTAAGAAAGGCCGTGGTTGATGGGGACGTAATAAATGGAAGTGTCATGGCTGGGCAGATTGCAGGGATGGTGAAAGAGGAACTTTCCTGCAGGGAACTGATAGAAAGGCTTGTAAAGGGGACGGACAGTCTGATTGGGGGGGAAGGATTTTATGAGTAA
- a CDS encoding acyl carrier protein has protein sequence MLEKVKEIVADSLGAEISTLTEATSFKDDLSADSLDLFEVVMAFEEEFGVEIPSEDLEQIATIGDVVKYLEAHQ, from the coding sequence ATGTTAGAAAAAGTAAAAGAGATTGTAGCAGATTCATTGGGAGCAGAAATCAGCACACTTACAGAGGCAACATCTTTTAAAGATGATTTGTCAGCAGATTCACTGGATTTATTTGAGGTAGTGATGGCATTTGAAGAAGAATTTGGTGTGGAAATCCCATCTGAGGATTTGGAGCAGATTGCGACTATCGGCGATGTTGTAAAGTATTTAGAGGCACATCAATAA
- the fabD gene encoding ACP S-malonyltransferase, with product MSKTAFIFPGQGAQKVGMGKDFYEHSEKAAAVFDEASRLLNIDMKALCFEENDLLDRTEYTQAALVTACLAMAEVLGEKGLLPDVTAGLSLGEYCAISMAGGMSRQDAVIAVRQRGILMQNAVPDGKGAMSAVLGLSAEKIKTVLDGMKGAYIANYNCPGQTVITGWKEDIEKAGEILKEKGAKRVLPLNVSGPFHSPLLEGAGVKLGEVLDSVEFSSLKIPYVTNVTAKFVEDVGETKELLIRQVASSVFWEQSVENMIKAGVETFVEVGPGRTLAGFIKKINKEAVVYNVGTWEDIDKVVSKLC from the coding sequence ATGAGTAAGACCGCATTTATTTTTCCCGGACAGGGCGCGCAGAAAGTAGGAATGGGAAAAGATTTTTATGAACATAGTGAAAAAGCGGCGGCGGTTTTCGATGAAGCTTCCAGGCTGCTGAATATAGATATGAAAGCATTATGCTTTGAAGAAAATGATTTGCTGGATCGGACGGAGTACACACAGGCAGCTCTAGTAACGGCCTGTCTGGCCATGGCAGAGGTACTGGGGGAAAAGGGCCTTCTGCCGGATGTCACTGCGGGACTGAGCTTGGGGGAGTATTGTGCAATTTCCATGGCAGGAGGGATGAGTAGGCAGGATGCTGTTATAGCTGTGCGGCAGAGAGGAATTTTAATGCAGAATGCAGTACCAGACGGCAAGGGCGCAATGTCTGCTGTACTTGGCCTGTCTGCTGAAAAAATAAAAACTGTGCTTGATGGGATGAAGGGAGCCTACATTGCCAACTATAATTGTCCGGGGCAGACTGTTATCACAGGATGGAAAGAGGATATAGAGAAGGCCGGGGAGATACTTAAGGAAAAAGGCGCAAAAAGAGTCTTGCCCTTGAATGTCAGCGGCCCTTTTCATTCTCCGCTACTTGAGGGAGCAGGGGTGAAATTAGGAGAAGTTTTAGATTCCGTGGAATTTTCGTCTCTTAAAATACCGTATGTAACGAATGTTACAGCAAAATTTGTGGAAGATGTCGGTGAGACAAAGGAGTTGTTGATCCGGCAGGTTGCTTCGTCTGTTTTCTGGGAGCAGAGTGTAGAGAATATGATAAAGGCCGGGGTTGAAACCTTTGTTGAGGTAGGGCCAGGCCGCACATTAGCTGGGTTTATAAAGAAAATTAATAAAGAGGCCGTAGTGTATAACGTGGGAACATGGGAAGATATAGATAAGGTGGTTAGTAAATTATGTTAG
- a CDS encoding beta-ketoacyl-ACP synthase III, giving the protein MVGKICGTGSYVPEHILDNHDLSRIVDTNDEWIQARTGIIRRHIIEEDTTVSMAVYASKEALEDSGTAAEELDLILVSTFTSQVLLPCTACEVQKELGAVNATGFDLNAACTGFLFAYNTAQAYIHAGIYKTILIIGAESLSNVVNWKDRGTCILFGDGAGACVMKAQQGEFYRPITCSAGTLGNALTCKSRCCNAQDSERDDVDFFMKMDGQAVFKFAVRRVPEVILEAVDEAGIKLPQIDYFILHQANKRIVEAVAKRLGEDINKFPMNMEEYGNTSSASIPILLDEMNKKGMLKEGNKLVMAGFGAGLSWGAIYLEW; this is encoded by the coding sequence ATGGTAGGAAAGATTTGCGGAACTGGCTCATATGTGCCAGAGCACATTCTGGATAATCATGATTTATCTAGGATTGTAGATACAAATGATGAGTGGATCCAAGCAAGAACTGGGATCATTAGGAGGCATATTATAGAGGAGGACACAACGGTCTCAATGGCTGTCTATGCGTCTAAAGAGGCGCTTGAAGATAGTGGCACAGCGGCTGAAGAACTTGATTTAATTCTTGTGTCGACTTTTACCTCGCAGGTGCTGCTTCCCTGCACTGCGTGTGAAGTTCAGAAAGAGCTGGGGGCGGTCAATGCCACTGGGTTTGATTTGAATGCAGCCTGTACGGGATTTCTATTTGCCTATAATACAGCACAGGCGTATATTCATGCTGGGATTTACAAGACCATTTTGATTATCGGTGCAGAGAGCCTTTCGAATGTAGTTAATTGGAAAGATAGAGGAACCTGTATTTTATTTGGGGATGGCGCCGGAGCCTGTGTGATGAAGGCGCAGCAGGGAGAATTCTATCGCCCTATAACTTGTTCAGCAGGCACGCTGGGAAATGCCCTTACTTGTAAGAGCAGATGCTGTAATGCGCAGGATTCTGAAAGAGATGATGTGGATTTCTTTATGAAAATGGATGGGCAGGCTGTCTTTAAGTTTGCAGTCAGGCGCGTTCCTGAGGTGATTTTAGAAGCAGTGGATGAGGCTGGCATAAAGCTGCCGCAGATAGATTATTTTATTCTCCATCAGGCAAATAAAAGAATTGTGGAGGCAGTGGCTAAGCGCTTAGGGGAAGATATAAACAAGTTCCCCATGAACATGGAAGAGTACGGAAATACTTCTTCTGCCAGTATCCCAATTCTTCTGGATGAGATGAATAAAAAAGGGATGTTGAAAGAGGGAAATAAGCTGGTTATGGCCGGGTTTGGCGCAGGGTTATCCTGGGGGGCCATATATCTGGAATGGTAA
- a CDS encoding acetyl-CoA carboxylase carboxyltransferase subunit alpha codes for MKLQNMFKKTRKRGYISLKDSKPEVPQGLLRKCNKCGAAIIADDVRAGFYICPKCGGYFRIHAYRRIEMLADEGSFEEWDHCMVSTNPLQFRGYEEKIEALQEKTKLEEAVVTGKIRINGSPAVIGVCDGRFLMASMGEVVGEKITRAVERGTKENLPVILFACSGGARMQEGIISLMQMAKTSAALKRHSDAGNLYISVLTDPTTGGVTASFAMLGDIILAEPNALIGFAGPRVIEQTIGEKLPDGFQRSEFLLEHGFIDRIVNREEMKQVLSQILKIHNCAGGKIGAEASDDTLLSSQADKKETKNAWERVQISRKKDRPVGAEYVDILFEDFIELHGDRYFREDPAVMGGIAYFKGIPVTVIAQAKGNTTKENIERNFGMPSPEGYRKALRLMKQAEKFKRPIICFVDTPGAFCGLGAEERGQGEAIARNLFEMSSLKVPVLSIVIGEGGSGGALALAVADEVWMLENSVYSILSPEGFASILWKDSKRASEAAEVMRLTANDLMKLKIIEQVIPEPEQYTHENITEVCKILEYHIGGFLDKYSAMQEAELTERRYQRFRKM; via the coding sequence ATGAAGTTGCAGAATATGTTTAAAAAAACAAGGAAAAGAGGTTATATTTCCCTGAAGGATTCCAAGCCGGAAGTTCCCCAGGGACTTTTACGGAAATGTAATAAATGTGGAGCGGCAATCATTGCTGATGATGTTAGGGCAGGTTTTTATATCTGCCCGAAATGTGGCGGATATTTCCGTATCCATGCGTATAGAAGGATTGAGATGTTGGCAGATGAGGGGTCTTTTGAAGAGTGGGATCACTGTATGGTTTCTACAAACCCTCTTCAATTCCGAGGATATGAGGAGAAGATTGAAGCTTTACAGGAAAAGACAAAACTGGAAGAAGCAGTTGTGACAGGGAAAATAAGGATTAATGGCAGTCCTGCAGTGATTGGGGTTTGTGACGGGAGATTTCTCATGGCAAGTATGGGAGAAGTTGTTGGAGAGAAAATAACCCGGGCGGTGGAGCGTGGGACAAAGGAGAATCTCCCGGTGATTCTGTTTGCCTGCTCAGGGGGGGCCCGTATGCAGGAGGGAATTATATCTTTAATGCAGATGGCTAAAACATCTGCAGCCTTAAAACGACACAGCGATGCCGGCAACCTGTATATTTCTGTTCTGACAGATCCTACTACAGGCGGAGTGACCGCAAGTTTTGCGATGCTGGGCGATATAATTCTGGCAGAGCCTAATGCGTTGATCGGTTTTGCCGGACCCCGTGTCATTGAGCAGACAATCGGGGAGAAACTGCCAGATGGGTTCCAGCGCTCAGAGTTTCTGCTGGAACATGGATTTATTGACCGTATTGTAAACCGTGAAGAAATGAAACAGGTATTATCCCAAATACTGAAGATTCATAATTGTGCAGGTGGGAAAATAGGTGCAGAGGCAAGTGATGATACTCTGCTTAGTAGTCAGGCAGATAAGAAAGAGACAAAAAATGCCTGGGAGCGTGTACAAATATCACGAAAAAAAGACCGTCCTGTAGGAGCAGAATATGTGGATATACTATTTGAAGATTTTATAGAACTGCATGGAGACAGATATTTCCGTGAGGATCCTGCTGTTATGGGGGGGATTGCATATTTTAAGGGGATCCCCGTGACGGTGATTGCCCAGGCGAAAGGTAATACAACAAAAGAAAATATTGAGAGAAATTTTGGCATGCCTTCCCCGGAAGGGTATAGGAAGGCGCTCCGTCTTATGAAACAGGCTGAGAAATTCAAACGCCCTATTATTTGTTTTGTGGATACACCGGGAGCCTTTTGCGGGTTAGGTGCTGAGGAGCGTGGACAGGGAGAAGCCATCGCCAGAAATCTTTTCGAAATGTCATCCTTGAAAGTGCCCGTGCTCTCTATTGTTATTGGTGAGGGAGGCAGCGGAGGGGCCTTGGCACTGGCTGTCGCAGATGAGGTATGGATGCTGGAAAATTCAGTTTACTCTATTCTCTCCCCTGAGGGGTTTGCCAGTATTTTATGGAAGGACAGTAAACGTGCCAGCGAGGCTGCAGAGGTCATGCGTCTGACAGCGAATGATTTAATGAAATTAAAAATTATCGAACAGGTAATACCAGAGCCAGAGCAGTATACACATGAAAATATTACTGAAGTCTGCAAAATACTTGAATATCATATAGGTGGATTTTTGGATAAGTATTCTGCTATGCAGGAAGCAGAACTGACAGAGAGAAGATACCAGCGTTTTCGGAAAATGTAG
- the fabZ gene encoding 3-hydroxyacyl-ACP dehydratase FabZ produces MNRLDIQQIQEIIPHRHPFLLVDYIEDYEPGQFAVGYKCVTYREDFFKGHFPQEPVMPGVLTVEALAQVGAVAILSMEHNKGKVAYFGGIQKCKFKGKVVPGDKLRLETKIIKQKGPVGIGEAKATVEGRLAVSAELTFMVGN; encoded by the coding sequence ATGAATAGATTAGATATCCAGCAGATCCAAGAAATTATTCCTCACAGGCACCCTTTTTTGTTAGTTGATTATATTGAGGATTATGAACCTGGGCAGTTTGCGGTGGGATATAAATGTGTAACTTACAGGGAAGATTTTTTTAAGGGACATTTCCCCCAGGAGCCGGTAATGCCAGGAGTATTGACAGTAGAGGCCCTTGCCCAAGTTGGAGCAGTAGCTATATTGAGCATGGAGCACAACAAAGGGAAGGTTGCGTATTTTGGCGGTATCCAGAAATGTAAATTTAAAGGGAAAGTAGTGCCCGGAGATAAGCTGAGGCTGGAGACCAAAATTATTAAGCAGAAGGGGCCTGTAGGTATTGGGGAAGCAAAAGCCACAGTTGAAGGTAGGTTGGCAGTCAGCGCTGAATTGACATTTATGGTAGGAAATTAA